In the Malaclemys terrapin pileata isolate rMalTer1 chromosome 12, rMalTer1.hap1, whole genome shotgun sequence genome, one interval contains:
- the LOC128846041 gene encoding olfactory receptor 14A16-like: MSNRTTLTHFLLLGFSDVWELQILHFLVFLVIYLAALMENLLIILAVDLAHHLHTPMYLFLVNLSLIDLRLISVTILKSMVNSLINSSSISYAACVTKIFFLIFLMGADFSLLTIMAYNRYITICQPLHYESVKNRKACVQMAASAWIGGFLYFALHTGNTFAVTFCAGNMVDQFFCEIPQLLKLACSNLYFSEIRALIFSACIV, encoded by the coding sequence atgtccaaccgaACCACCTTGACCCATTTCCTTCTCcttggattctctgatgtttgggagctgcagattttgcactttcTGGTATTCCTGGTGATTTACCTGGCAGCCCTGATGGAGAACCTTCTCATCATCCTAGCTGTAGACCTTGCCCACCATCTGCATACTCCCATGTACTTATTTCTGGTGAACCTGTCCCTTATAGACCTCAGATTGATCTCTGTCACCATCCTCAAATCCATGGTCAATTCTCTAATCAACTCCAGCTCAATTTCCTATGCTGCATGTGTTACCAAAATCTTTTTCCTCATCTTCTTGATGGGAGCAGATTTTTCCCTTCTCACTATCATGGCGTACAACCGATACATCaccatctgccaaccactgcactacGAGAGTGTGAAGAACAGGaaagcttgtgtccaaatggcagccagtgcctggatcGGTGGATTTCTTTACTTTGCACTGCACACCGGGAACACATTTGCAGTAACATTCTGTGCAGGCaacatggtggatcagttcttctgtgaaatcccccagctcctcaaACTTGCTTGCTCTAACTTGTACTTCAGTGAAATTCGGGCTCTCATCTTTAGTGCATGCATAGtctga